The Brachypodium distachyon strain Bd21 chromosome 4, Brachypodium_distachyon_v3.0, whole genome shotgun sequence nucleotide sequence CAAGTTGTTTCCCAGTTTGGAGATCAGTGCTGAAACACAAGTCGCCTGTGAAGGTGATCCCGGCAGCGCCTGTGCACAAGGTAGTGGGCCAAGGATGTCCCCTGGTTCCAGATGTCAATCTTTTTGGTCCCGTTGGAAGGCTTAAGCAGTTGAGTAATCAGCACAACAGAACGTTTTGTAGCTTTGCATTTCCGCTGTTGAAGGTCTTGAGGAAGGCAGCATGATTGCGATgtctgtatttttttctttggtttcgCCTTGGAAATTGTTTTTCTCTCTTAATGAAATGAAAGCAGCTCTGCAGATCGAATCATCGGCCCAAAGCCCACCCAtacaatattttcttcttgacATTAAGCCCATACAAGAAAGAATAATCGTCCACGACAACCAGAGGACAGGAGATGAATTTTCCGTGGACAGATAGAGCTCCTTCCAAACGGGCAACTACCGGCCACCCACTTCGGCACTTCGGctatctcctccttcccttctccggttcgatccatccatcatcTCCTACTGGCTACTATCTCCATCCCATCCCATCTCAACCCATGGCGTTCTCCTCCGCGCTCCGCTCCTCTCcgctagccgccgccgccgcccacgcggCCTCCCCTCGCCAGCGGCTCTCCGTCGGCTCCCGTTGCCTTGCACGCGTCGTCAGCGGCTCCTCCAGGTCCAGCAGGGCCGCCGCGCGTGCGCTGTCGGTGCGgtgcgagcagagcagcaagGGAGGCAGCGCCGTGGACGTGTGGGCTGGGCGGCTCGCCATGATGAGCTTCGCCACGGCCGTCGTCTCCGAGGTGTCCACCGGCAAGGGCCTCGTCGAGGTATCCTTCGGCTCGATTCCTAGGCGCTCCCTCCATGACTGACGCTCGTCTCTCATCGTTGTttgttgttgtcgttgttgCAGAACTTCGGCGTGgcaacgccggcgccggcactgGCGCTGGTCGTGACGGCGCTCGTCGGCGGGCTCGCAGTCCTCTTCATCGTCCGCTCCGGCGAGCAGCAAGACTGACTGCTAACCGGTGGACCCGTCGCGCCGTCATAATAGTGAACTTTGCTTGCATGGTTCTGGAAATTCAGGAATTGATTTTTCTCTATGTTCGTGATTACATGTAAATCGTTCCAGTTCAtgcaaaaaattatatttttttcctttatcAAGCTCGCATCTCGGCCTGGCTACCAGCTGCTAGCGTAACTGGATTTGAATCGACGTACTCACTTTGTGCCTGCACGTTTATCTGAAGATCGAACGTGtgctgcaactgcaagtcTGCAATAACCCATTTTGTTGTCCCTGGTCACGTATAAGCCTAATATCTTCGGTGTTCTGTAATAAACATAAACTATGCAATAAATTTTAGGCTAGATGTGTGCATTCATGCTGCAGagtttcctttgtttttttatcagGGCCGTATATAGGATTTTGAGACCCTGGTCCGAAACGTAAAATGTGGCCTTAAGATTCAAAAACTTTGCATAACCAAACTATACTTTCGGTTCACTATATTACTAGACACATTATATTTTACAATACTCCTTAGAACAATATCAAATCTTCATGCTAAAATAGTAAAGTTGTGACGAAGCAATAAGTTGCTCATGTTCTACCGAAAAGCATCATCATTTTagtattttttaaaatgaAATTGAATAATCATGACAGGTCTCATATGATGAATGCGTACAAGAGAAAGATATTTGCCCTTTGCCCCTCTTCTCATgggcctttttctttttctatttaatGAGCCTTAAAATTTAATGTTAATAAGTATAGCTAATCAGTAGTAGAATTAAATATGGAGGCTCCTAATTTTTGGTGGCTCTGAACAAGTGCACACCTTGCACCTGCCACTGTACatgcttgtttttttattagtCAAACTATGGTCAAAGTTGTATCTAAAAATGAAGCAAGGAGGGGAAACCGAAATACTGGTAAcagaaaagaaataagaaCACCAATTAATACAGCTGCGTGCAAACCACCCacacccccctccccccctcgGCCCCATATCGTGTTCCTTCTTGACCTGGCCAAGTTTGAATTGGAAGTGTCGGTTATATTTCGTGTGCCATCCTTTGTGGGTTATATAGATGGCTCTCTTTTCTTATCAATGGATCGATACACAAagtttttgtgttttctggaagaaaaaaaatatccaCTCAAAAAATTGCCCAAATCCATCAAAATTTCGCTCAAAATTTGAGAAAGATCCAAGTCCAACGTTCTTCGGGGAAGAtgtcaagatggcaatggcATGGCAACAAGGAAGGAAGTTGCTGTCGACATGTACACGATCCAACATCTTGAGCTCTGTATTACACGCAACTTCACGCCTTAACCCAATCCGTCTGGAGGTCAAAGCCGCGTGGCACGAAACCTAGAGTAGTCGAGGTCAACGGTCAACCAAACAAAGCCCACCGGCGAGGCGACCCTCTTCGTGAAGGGCTCCGATTATAATCTGAACCCGCTCGTGATCGCCGTCTCGCGATTGTTCCCTGCTTGGCGTGGCCTGATCGGAATCGCAGGAGTGGGGTGGAGAAGATGGACGGGGAGCAGGAGgcgcggtgggcggcggcgcaggggatcggcgtcggcgaggagctcgtcccggcggcgctgcggcaGCTGGGGTTCCTCGCGGCCGTCGACCGCCGCCGGTGGCTCTACGAGGGCCCGCTGCTCCACAGGGCCATACGCAGGTATCGTCGCCATCTCCGAGGGGATTGCgtgtgtttttttcctttttgcaaCTCTGCTTCCCTGCGGCGTGTTGGGATGGGAAATTGTGAGGAATTGGTACCGGATTTCGTTGAACTCTTGGGGTGAATTTTCAGGGCAGAACTCCTGCCTAATCACTGTTTCAGAATGTTCCCCATGTTTCCTGACACTCACATGCTcgagaaaaataaatagacCCTGATGTGAAATCATATGGTAAAAGTAAAAAACCACTGGTTAGAAACCTTGGTTATGAGTTGAGGAACAGTTGAATATGTGGATGTTTAGATTTTGAGTTTCGAGGAATGGTATTGGCACCATTTTCTGGAACTGAATTCTGGCTTGTGCTTTCAGTTAACTCTGGTCTTATAGAAATTTTGACATTAACTGGGCATTGCATTTCAAGTCGCTTTAGTGATAAACTGAGTGCTTATGTTGTTGTACTAGGTACAAGGCTTGCtggcttcctcttcttgcCAAGCACCTTGAGGCTGCTGTTGTAGATGGGCCTTTGGTCGTCCCTCTTGACTGCGAATGGATATGGCACTGCCATCGTCTTAATCCGGTATGCAACTCAATTTACAATGATTGTTCATTCTGGATCCTCCATCCTAGAGAAGTATCTGCATTTTCTGTTCTAAAAACAATAGTGAACATGGTTGGAAATGTCTACGAAAAGCATCTCGTACTGTTTCTGGTGATGTTGTGCTGAGAATTATTTCTTTCAGGTTCAATACATAAACGACTGCAAAAGATTATATGGCATAATATTAGACAATAGGAATGTCGAGTCCTCCATTCAAGTAAAGTCCAAGGATCAGTCTGAGAAAGTTTGGGCTGGGTTCTATCCTAGGGAGCCCTTTGAGTTGGAGTACACAAGTCCTCCTGACGATACCGTTTATGCGAGCGATGGAGCTGCAAGCGACATTTCATATAATTTGGTCTCAGCTGTTAAGAGACAGTCTTCTTTCTTCTACCAGGTACTTATACTGTTAATCTTTGCTCTAGTGTGCGACATATAAGATGAATCACTGTGATAGAGTACCCATGGTTGAACGATTAATCCAAAACTTAGCAATTCCCATTCAAATTTCATATTATTGTGTGCCGAAGTGGATTGCTGCTTGATTTAATACCCTAGAAAATGTTTGTGATAATTAAAGAACTTTGTCGTTAGTGATCCATACATATGCAAGAAATGAATATCTGTACGGAAAGTCAGAGAATTGCTTCATTTTTGTCAGGTTGGGACACCAAGCATGCATGATCCCCGTTTTCTTGAAGAAGCTTTAGCTCGATACAAAGGGTTTTTATATTTGATCAAGGTAAATCAGGAGAAAGGAACGAACCTCTTCCGAGTACCAACCTACGATGTGGATCTCATGTGGCACACTCACCAACTGCATCCAGTTACCTACTGCAATGACATGCTGAATCTTCTTGGGAGAGTTCTGGAGCATGATGACACTGATGATGATCGAGCTGTAGGAAAGAAACTCGACACTGGATTTTCGGGGACCACTGAACAGTTCGAGAATAGCTTTGGTGTGAGATACTGGAAGGTTGGCGCTATGTACCGTGGAAGCTTGGCATCTCCTGTCACATCCCTTCCTCAGATATTTAGTTGTGAGGATGCAAATGGTTTTGGTGTAACTAAAGCAGAGAAGCATCTTACTATTCTTGAAACAACAGTTCTGGAGGTATTATTCCCTCTTTTCATCTTACTGTTCCTGAAGCAACAGCTACACAAGTACAATATAACCGAAAAGTGTAACGTTTTACTAGTAAGGATTCTCAAAAACAATTACTATGGTAATTAATATCTGAAACACTTTTTCTGCAAAGAGGCTTCTACTGAGTTTATCGACTAAAACATTTCCATTCTTTGCAGTTATACTTGCAAATTGTGGATATCAAGAAACTGCCATCTGCAATTCCAGAGAAAAGTGTGTATGTATGGTTCACCAAGAGTCAACCAGATGCGTTTATTAGTGACGGTGGCAGGTTAGATATTTCAACGAACACAGGGAAGAGTATCGGAGCTGGTTTCCAATGCGAACCTACTGGTGAGCTCATTCTGACAGTAATGGTTGATCAAGCTTatcttgcggcggcggcattgaAGAAACCAAAACCATTAGGGAAGGTTTTGATCTCTCTTCAAGATCTTACTCGGCTTGATTCTAAGCTATCCTTTGAGAAGTGGTTTGAGCTGGAACCTCATGGTGGGCATGCCGGTTCTCCTCCCATCAGTCTCCGCGTTGCTGTATCTTGTACTGTTCCTAGCCGTGCTCCGCAGGTGCTTAGCATGATCAGTGTGAAGCCTTTCTCTTTCAAGACATGTTTATTGCCACCATCCTGCAAGGATCAAAAGACGAGCTGGTGGACTCGTTTTGTGTATGACTGTGGTACTGAACTTGTTCGTCTTCAAATAAGGTGATTTTTTACACTAGTGGTATGAATCGATTATGTGCTTGCACAGTAACATATATGCGAAAAAAACTACTTTGAGTCAAGAAATGTATTTCTATGCTGATCAGTGAGTACTACATGATACTTAATGTTACtttttttcagaaacaaaatatattgATTACTCAAGTACTGATAACAAACTGTATGGTTACTTTTTCATTTGAACTACACATTGGtaaccttttcttttactgCAAATCGATATTTGTAAGAGGAACTAGTATTAAATTTTAGTGGCTTGATTTAGCTATTTTGTCAGAACAGATCTAAATTTATTCCAGTACACACccagaagtttttttttcccatgtTTAAAATGTATCAATTGCTTCTGGTGTAATAATATGAAGTTACCTTTACCTCAGGGACCACAAAACAAAGAAGGATAAGGCTCTCATTCAGGAATTGGTTGGAGTAACAAAGTCATCGAAAAACACTTTTCGGCTTGCAGAATTGAAGGAAAATAAATGGTATTTTATTAACTCCAACTTATCCATCAACAATGATCTCAGACCGAGCCAGGATGGCTGCATACTCGAACTCAAAGGTGATAACAAACTGGTAAGGACAACTGCAGTCTACAGCTCATTTTGTATGACAGCATGTTCGTTAATAAATATATTGAGAATTAGGTTTACGCATTTAGCATACTCTGATACTCTTTTGTACAAAACCAGATCAAACTATACGGGGGAAGGAGACTAGCATATGAACGCAAATGCTGCAGTCAGCATGCTGAGGATACTGCAACAGTTACTGCTGTGAAGTTTTGTACTGAACACCCCTATGGCAAAGCAGTCGCACTACTTGACACTGAATCAGAATTTATCACGGTACATTGATCAGTTCTAAAGTAGTCAAAATTAATTTCCTTGCATCTCAAATATGCTCATGGCATTCTTCTTAATCAGGTGGATGAGGATTGGTTTCTGCTTCCTTGGATTATAATATCATTCTTGTTCCTGAATGCCACTGGCAAAGACGGCGAGAAGCTCATCAGAGGTACCATGGTTGAGAATGGTGCGACGTCTGATCCTGACGCTAACATGGTGTCGGAAACtggggcaggttgagcagtaGGAGCCACTGCTGGTCCGGCACGATGCGACACTTGTGGCCCACCCTGTGATGGTGACATGATCATGGCAAGTGACAAGGCTGATCGTGCTATCTGTGACCACACGGTGGATCACTGCAAGCGGCAAGGTTTGAGTTAAGGTCGTTGCATGCGGTGGTTGATGGAAATCTGATCGAACCGAGCTAGCTTAACATGGATCTCAGGCAATATCAAGCTAACCCTGAAATATGGAGAGATAGCTACACCAACTGACGACTCTGCTTGTCGAGATGGCCACAACCGTGTACGACTCGATATGTTGACGTATACTCGTGTTCAGAGGAGAAAAGAGGTAACCAATACCACCTGTGTCAACATATGGGTTAATTAGTCCATGATGATCTTGAGGAAGCCAACCAGGAGGTGTTGGGGCCAGGCCAGGAAAATGTTGGAACATATCAGGCCTCCTAGTTGGTTCGTCGAGGAAACCTTGTGGCTACAGAGAACCCAGGAGACTTGTACCATCTTGATCACCGACCTTGTTCGCCTTCTTGGGAAATTCGCTTGAGCTGAAGACTTTGTGCATGCAGAAATCACCATGACAGTATGATTATCTGTCCAGAACTTTGCTGATGGCCATCCGATTTTAGGCCGTTCTTCAGGGGATCGATCGAGTCAAGACTTGGCTGTAAGCCTGGAAGGAAGCTGCTGTCTGTCGTGTGCGTACTGCTGCTGATCCTCTGTACTACACATAGCAGCTTGTACTATTGTACTGCAGGCCGGGTTGCCCAAGGAGAGACGTCagatgcgtgcgtgcgtgcattgAGCCTGGTCAAGCAGTTGAGATGCCCAGAAATTGAAACGGCATGATTCACACATCCATTATTGAATAATCCAGTTGCACTAGTTTTCTAAgcttgcaagcaagcaagagCAATCATTCAGGTAGCATGATTGGTTTATTTCTGCACAGTGTGGCttattctcttctctttttttccttaatAATTACCATCATTAGTACTTCACGGACTGCAGAAGCTCCTTAACGTGGAGCAGCAAGATAACGCATATATGTAAACCAGAACCAAGTGGACTATTCATAAATCAGTAGTACTTCGTACTACTTCTGTACTGCTGCAGATAGTGGTGTGTAGTACCATtagtagtagtactgtactactccgtacaaaGCACTTGCATTTGCTTGCAAGCGTCGCGAAAACAGTTGAGAAAAGGACAAAAGGTGTCCCAAGTGTGTGCGCAGAGTACACCGGCCCTTCCAG carries:
- the LOC100829133 gene encoding glycine-rich domain-containing protein 2: MDGEQEARWAAAQGIGVGEELVPAALRQLGFLAAVDRRRWLYEGPLLHRAIRRYKACWLPLLAKHLEAAVVDGPLVVPLDCEWIWHCHRLNPVQYINDCKRLYGIILDNRNVESSIQVKSKDQSEKVWAGFYPREPFELEYTSPPDDTVYASDGAASDISYNLVSAVKRQSSFFYQVGTPSMHDPRFLEEALARYKGFLYLIKVNQEKGTNLFRVPTYDVDLMWHTHQLHPVTYCNDMLNLLGRVLEHDDTDDDRAVGKKLDTGFSGTTEQFENSFGVRYWKVGAMYRGSLASPVTSLPQIFSCEDANGFGVTKAEKHLTILETTVLELYLQIVDIKKLPSAIPEKSVYVWFTKSQPDAFISDGGRLDISTNTGKSIGAGFQCEPTGELILTVMVDQAYLAAAALKKPKPLGKVLISLQDLTRLDSKLSFEKWFELEPHGGHAGSPPISLRVAVSCTVPSRAPQVLSMISVKPFSFKTCLLPPSCKDQKTSWWTRFVYDCGTELVRLQIRDHKTKKDKALIQELVGVTKSSKNTFRLAELKENKWYFINSNLSINNDLRPSQDGCILELKGDNKLIKLYGGRRLAYERKCCSQHAEDTATVTAVKFCTEHPYGKAVALLDTESEFITVDEDWFLLPWIIISFLFLNATGKDGEKLIRGTMVENGATSDPDANMVSETGAG
- the LOC100840846 gene encoding stress enhanced protein 1, chloroplastic, whose amino-acid sequence is MAFSSALRSSPLAAAAAHAASPRQRLSVGSRCLARVVSGSSRSSRAAARALSVRCEQSSKGGSAVDVWAGRLAMMSFATAVVSEVSTGKGLVENFGVATPAPALALVVTALVGGLAVLFIVRSGEQQD